The DNA sequence GACACCGCGGCGTACCTCCAGTTGATAGACGACATCGCCGGCTCCGGACTCGACGCCTGCGTGTCGGTGAAGCCCTCGCAGATAGGCATCGGCGTGGGGGAAGACGCGTTCCGCGAGAACTACCGCCGCATCGTGGCGGCGGGCGCGGAACGCGGCGTGTTCGTCTGGTGCGACATGGAGGACGCCGACACCACCGACGCGACGCTCGACGCCTTCGAGGCGGCCGCGCGCGAGTACGGCGGCGGCGTCGGCCAGTGCGTGCAGGCGAACCTGAAGCGCACCGGCGAGGACCTGGAGCGACTGGCGGACGTGCCGGGGAAGATACGCCTCGTGAAGGGCGCGTACGACGAGGACCGCGAGATAGCGTACAAGAGCAAAGAGGAGGTGAACCGGAAGTACGAGGAGCACCTCGCGTTCCTGTTCGCCGAGTACGCCGGCGACGTCGCCGTCGGGAGCCACGACCCGAAGATGATAGCCGCGGCGGAGGAACTCGCCGCCGAGTACGACCGGACGTTCGAGGTGCAGATGCTGATGGGCGTCCGTGAGGACGCCCAGCGTGAACTGGCCGCCGAGGGCCGGGAGGTGTGGCAGTACGCGCCGTACGGCGACAAGTGGCTGTCGTACTTCTCCCGGCGGGTTCGGGAGCGAAAGGAGAACCTCCTGTTCGCGTTGCGAGCCGTCGCCGGCGTCTGAAACCGCTCGTCGCGGACAGAAGCCCTCTTAAGTCTCCGTGGTCACCTACCCACCGATAAATGTCCTCGTGGAGACGCGACTTCGCAAGCGGTCTGGTCGTACTCGTCCCTATCCTCGTCATCCTGTACGTTCTCGGCATCCTCTACAGCAATATCTCCGGTCTCCCCCTGATCAAGGAACTGGAGGCCCCGTTCGGGTTCTTCGTCGCCATCTTCGTCTTCGTGATGCTCGTGTTCTCGGTGGGCTACCTGATGCGGACGACGGCCGGGCGCCTGTTCGAGTCGGCCATCGACGGGACGATGAACCGCGTTCCGCTCGTTCGGGTGCTGTACAACGCGTCGAAACTCGCCGTTGAGACGGCGTTGACGGGGACCGAGGACCTCCAAAAGCCCGTCAGACTGGAGGTGTGGCCGGGGATTCGGATGACGGGCTTCAAGACCGGGAAGACGACGCCTGACGGGCGGGAAGTGATTTTCATGCCGACTGCGCCGAACATCACCACCGGGTTCGTGATGGAAGTCGAGCCCGAGGACCTGACCGAGACGGACGAGCGGGTCGAAGAGGCGCTGACGCGCATCCTCTCGGCCGGGTTCGCCGAGGACGAATCGAGCGCGGCCATCGACATCGACGTCGACGACGAACGGAGCGACCGAAGCGGAGGAGACGAGCGAGACGGACACGAACGGCGGCGAT is a window from the Halogeometricum sp. S3BR5-2 genome containing:
- a CDS encoding proline dehydrogenase family protein, producing the protein MIPPIASRFVAGESAATALDHARRANEDGVKVILNLLGEHYERRAPADADTAAYLQLIDDIAGSGLDACVSVKPSQIGIGVGEDAFRENYRRIVAAGAERGVFVWCDMEDADTTDATLDAFEAAAREYGGGVGQCVQANLKRTGEDLERLADVPGKIRLVKGAYDEDREIAYKSKEEVNRKYEEHLAFLFAEYAGDVAVGSHDPKMIAAAEELAAEYDRTFEVQMLMGVREDAQRELAAEGREVWQYAPYGDKWLSYFSRRVRERKENLLFALRAVAGV
- a CDS encoding DUF502 domain-containing protein, whose product is MSSWRRDFASGLVVLVPILVILYVLGILYSNISGLPLIKELEAPFGFFVAIFVFVMLVFSVGYLMRTTAGRLFESAIDGTMNRVPLVRVLYNASKLAVETALTGTEDLQKPVRLEVWPGIRMTGFKTGKTTPDGREVIFMPTAPNITTGFVMEVEPEDLTETDERVEEALTRILSAGFAEDESSAAIDIDVDDERSDRSGGDERDGHERRR